In one Lolium rigidum isolate FL_2022 chromosome 3, APGP_CSIRO_Lrig_0.1, whole genome shotgun sequence genomic region, the following are encoded:
- the LOC124704649 gene encoding L-type lectin-domain containing receptor kinase SIT2-like — translation MKHLPLACCLLSCSLQVTHMPAMKYTSFLQKFLLLIALILATLASGDDQFLFSGFNQSSLTLDGCAAVTDTGLLDLSNDTSGLKGHAFYPTPLHFRKSPGGKVQSFSVYVVFSTFITYQDLSAEGMAFFIAPTKNFSDARAPKYFGLLNEKNNGNTSNHIFMIELDTYKNAELQDINDNHLGININSGISLQSRTSGFYEDESGAFENMTLNGNKAMQLWVEYDKNDMQINVTLAPINIQKPSRPLLSATCDLSTVLSDSAQDIGFSTVSTPINTRQYVLGWSFGMNRPAPSIDISKLPKLPLVGKRAQSKLLEFVLPIATATFILSVGTLVALVVLRRMKYAEVHEDWEVEFGPHRFSYKDLFHATGGFKNKHLLGEGGFGKVYKGVLPLSSVEIAVKRMSHESRQGMKEFITEVVSIGRLRHRNLVQLLGYCRRKGELFLVYKYMPNGSLDKYLHCEEHKAILNWAERFRVIKGIATGLLYLHEKWEKIVIHRDIKASNVLLDGEMNGRLGDFGLARLYDHGTDPQTTHIVGTKGYIAPELLRTGKASPHTDVFAFGMFLLEVACGQKPVKKNAEGNEVFLVDWVLEHWNNGLLTETADTRLQGDYCIDEAYLVLKLGLLCQHPYPSSRPRMREVMQYLDGDMPLRELRQTQVSLMNMEALMKSNGPNSSVVSYPQMTTSFGTISGLSGGR, via the coding sequence ATGAAACACTTACCTCTCGCATGCTGCTTGTTGAGTTGTAGCTTGCAAGTCACACACATGCCTGCAATGAAGTATACATCCTTCCTCCAGAAGTTCCTCCTCCTGATTGCTCTTATCCTCGCAACCTTGGCATCCGGCGATGACCAATTTCTCTTCTCTGGCTTCAACCAATCCAGCCTAACCCTCGATGGTTGTGCCGCGGTCACAGACACTGGCCTCCTTGATCTGTCCAATGACACGAGCGGTCTCAAAGGTCACGCCTTCTACCCTACTCCTCTGCATTTCCGCAAGTCGCCCGGTGGAAAAGTTCAATCCTTCTCAGTCTATGTAGTTTTCAGCACCTTCATCACATACCAAGACTTGAGCGCTGAAGGCATGGCCTTCTTCATCGCCCCCACCAAGAATTTCTCCGATGCACGGGCGCCCAAGTACTTTGGCCTCCTCAACGAGAAGAACAATGGCAACACAAGCAACCACATCTTCATGATCGAGCTCGACACCTACAAAAATGCTGAGCTCCAAGACATCAACGACAACCATCTCGGGATTAACATCAACAGTGGAATCTCCTTGCAATCCAGAACATCTGGCTTCTATGAAGACGAGAGTGGTGCCTTCGAGAATATGACGCTGAATGGTAACAAGGCTATGCAACTGTGGGTAGAATATGACAAGAATGATATGCAGATCAATGTGACCTTAGCTCCAATCAACATACAGAAACCATCAAGGCCACTGCTCTCTGCAACCTGTGATCTCTCAACTGTACTCTCCGACTCAGCTCAAGACATTGGATTCTCAACCGTATCTACTCCCATCAACACCCGTCAGTATGTGTTGGGATGGAGTTTTGGCATGAATAGACCAGCTCCATCCATTGACATCTCCAAGCTTCCTAAGTTGCCTCTTGTTGGTAAGAGGGCCCAGTCCAAGCTCTTGGAGTTTGTCCTACCAATAGCCACTGCAACATTTATTCTCTCTGTGGGCACTCTTGTTGCTCTAGTTGTGCTAAGGAGAATGAAGTATGCAGAGGTGCATGAGGATTGGGAGGTAGAGTTTGGCCCGCACCGATTCTCGTACAAAGATTTGTTCCATGCTACGGGAGGGTTCAAAAACAAACACCTACTTGGAGAAGGAGGTTTTGGAAAAGTATATAAAGGAGTGCTTCCATTGTCTAGTGTTGAGATTGCTGTGAAGAGGATGTCTCATGAGTCAAGACAGGGGATGAAGGAGTTTATCACAGAGGTTGTTAGCATCGGCCGACTCCGCCATCGCAACCTTGTGCAGCTACTTGGCTATTGCCGTAGAAAAGGTGAACTGTTTTTGGTTTATAAATACATGCCAAATGGTAGCCTTGATAAATATCTACATTGTGAGGAGCACAAGGCCATTTTGAATTGGGCTGAGAGGTTTCGAGTAATCAAAGGCATTGCTACCGGCTTGCTCTATCTCCATGAGAAGTGGGAGAAAATAGTAATCCATAGAGACATCAAGGCAAGCAATGTACTCCTGGATGGTGAAATGAATGGGCGGCTTGGTGACTTTGGCCTTGCCCGGTTATATGATCATGGCACCGACCCACAAACCACACATATTGTTGGTACGAAGGGGTACATAGCCCCCGAGCTACTACGTACAGGGAAGGCATCCCCTCATACAGATGTTTTTGCCTTCGGCATGTTCCTTCTCGAGGTTGCATGCGGGCAAAAACCTGTCAAGAAAAATGCAGAGGGAAATGAGgttttcttggtcgattgggtaCTTGAGCATTGGAACAATGGGTTGCTTACTGAGACAGCGGATACCAGGCTCCAAGGTGACTACTGTATTGATGAGGCTTACCTCGTGTTAAAGCTGGGACTTCTATGCCAGCACCCGTATCCTAGTTCAAGGCCTAGGATGCGAGAAGTTATGCAATACCTCGATGGTGACATGCCATTACGCGAGCTGAGGCAGACGCAAGTGAGcttgatgaacatggaggccttgATGAAAAGCAATGGACCGAACTCATCTGTCGTGTCATACCCGCAAATGACAACAAGCTTCGGCACAATATCTGGCCTCTCAGGAGGAAGATGA